gcactgaccttgctgtctgaTGAGAGATTTTTGACTTAAAATTTTATGTTATAAGGAAAAATGAGATGTGCTTTAAAGTCTCCTTTATacaatggaaggaaaagacTGGCGTTTGTGCTTGTTCAGTGCCCTGGGACTTTCTGGTCTCtgcttcctccaaaaaaaatGAATTCACACTCTTTCTCAACTGTGCTGGTCCACGGCCAATGTCGTGTTGTGCTTGGAATAAAGATGGGGCAGCTGGTCCTGGCAAGGGCTAACCTGGGAGCAGAAATCCCCTTGCGCATAGAGAAACACCTCCTCTACCCCGAGTCAGTGTGCTTCTCCACCTGGGATTCACCTCTGCTAATCTGAGCTGTGTAAACACAAGGTGATCTGTCAGAGGGATTTATTCTCCTGCTGGGATCAAGCCTTGGTACCCAGAGACCTACAACCTAACCCCAGAGTTAGCCCCTGAGCTGCAGCTCTCTAGGATCTGATGGGGTGAGAGCCGGCATCTCCTGCAGTCCTTGCAGCCAAGGACCCGGCCGAGCGGCGATGCTTTCCCCCAGGGGAGGGACAGCCGCTTATTTACTGATTCAGCATCGCCCGCTGCCATTATCTCGCTGACGCATGGGGCTCAGTCTGCTGGAATCCCTGGCATTTCTACACAAGAGCCAGTCTCAAGGTATCTTAAACATGAAGGAGAAGTCCTGGACCCGCTGACAGCAGTGGGGATGGGGCATCGGCTcctgggggaaaggcagaaggTTTTACACTGGCCCGTAAAGCTTCACATAGATGGTTTTGGGGGATGTTGAGTCAGGCACGAGCCAGTCCCAGCTCCAAACCGAGTGAGATTTCTGCAAGGAGCGGGCTGGTTGACATCTGCCCCCAaaactttctgtttctttccattttccccGAAATGgctcagctgctccagctgaaaCATCCAAATCAGAGGCTTTCTACTGTCGCTAAGGCTTGCCAGGGATTTCCCAAAAGATGGAGGGGGATTTCGGTATGAAACAAAGCATCTCTCCTATGGAGCCAACAGGATGCTTGCAGAGCCCTGGCAGGAAAAAAGAGTTAAAGATGCTCAAAAGAACAGACCGAAACTCCAATAATGAGGCTTGAAAACATAcagggtttatttttaagcagctttCCCTGTTCCCCAGCTGTGAGGAGCCGGGCAATGCCCAGCCCTGCTTGTGGGGGTGGGATACAAACTGGGGTGCTGTGGTGTGGAGAAGGGAGCGATGAGTGGAGCACCTCTCCTCCAGCTTCTTCTACCTCGAGCCCATTTCCTTGAAGGCACCAAAACAAGCACAAACCTGAGAGCTGtggaaaggcagcagagagaaaaaagaaaggttgcAGCTCTGCAGCTAATGACCTCGCTGCCAAGGCTGAAACGGGGGTTGTTCGGGCCCGGCTGAGAACAGCCGTGCTCGTGTCAGCAGTGAGGGCTCTCCATCAGCTACTGCTGACGGAACATcccgctcccagccctgctgaggaGCAGGGGGACCCGTAAAGCCCCTGTTTGGGCTGGAGCTGTGAGCATATGGGCTtctgacccccccccaaacccccccagcacaTCAGCATCCAAGCGGAAAACCAAAGTCCCAGGGGAGCCGATGGCGCCGGGCAGGGATGGTCCCCGCGGGGGAGACGGGAAGCACCCGGATTGGGATCACGGACCCTgctcctgccacctccccagCAGCCTTGAAAAGCCCCTTATCACCTTATAACCTAAACAAGTCACTTTGTACCAGCCTCCCCGTCTCCGGCTTCTGCTGAGTTTTATAAACAACTTCCCCAAAGCGGCTGACGAGGATGTTTTCTCTCGCCTTGGGCAGCCCAGGAAtggggggtcccagcacccTGGAAATGACTCGGTCGTgccccccctctccccgcacCCACGAGGGCTGGCCTTTGGGTGCCATTGGTCCCCAAACGGGAGCCCAGGGGCGGACGGCTTCTGCTCCTGATGGGGATATAAAGGCTGAAagagcagccccagctctctgTGCCGGGCTTTGCTGGAAGAAGGAGGGATGGGACCCGAAAGCGGCTTGATCTTCGCTCTTCTCTGCTGGGCGGCGGGTGAGGTGGCTGCCTACCCACCCTGGGATTTCTCCTGGGGTGACCCGGCGAGCCGGGGGGTGCGGCCAGACCCCTACGCCTGGTCTTGGGTGGAGGACCCCCAGTCTCGAGCCATCTCCAGCCGGCAGCCGGTGACAGTGCAGTGCCAGGAGGCTCAGCTGGTGGTGACGGTGCACAGAGACCTCTTCGGCACCGGCCGCCTGGTCAACGCGGCCGACCTGACGCTGGGGCCAGCAGCGTGCAAGCATTCCTCACTGAACCCCGCTCACAACACCGTCACCTTCACCGCCGGCCTCCATGAGTGCGGCAGCATCGTCCAGGTAAGACCTTCTCCCAGCGGTCCTTCCGCCAGTCCCAGCATCCCACCTGGCATCCCACCCctcccaggagcagctctgggctGTGGAATCGTGCACTGGACATCCCCCGTGATGCCGGGGGATCTCTGGGTGCCGGATGCAGAGCACCATTGAGGAACACCCTAGGGGAAGGATGAGTGGGTATTACTCCCAACCtggagtggtttttttccccaaagctgctttgccttttcagcCAGAGACACATCAATGGTGCAAAGACCCCACATCAGACCAATTTCACTCGTGTTTTGGCCCATTAGGAAGTTTAACTTGCTGAGAATGGAGCGGGGCTCCTTCTCCATCCccttttccccagctttttccccatttcttcagcatttcccaGTTGGGAAAGGATGGCTACATGGCTCGGTGGTGGTGGGAGGTGGGGTGGCCTCGCTGCTGGCCTCTCACCGCTTTTCTGCCCAGATCACACCGGATTCCCTCATCTATCGCACGCTCCTCAACTACGACCCCAGCCCCGCCAGCAACCCCGTCATCATCCGCAGCAACCCCGCTGTCATCCCCATTGAGTGCCACTACCCCAGGTGAGCCTTCCCTGTCCTCGGTACCCCCCAGTCCAGTCTGCAGGGGCCAGCACAGGGTCATATCCTGATGTGCGGTGGTCCTTGCCCAGGAGGGAGAACGTGACCAGCAACGCCATCCGACCCACCTGGGCTCCCTTCAGTTCCACGCTGTCGGCGGAGGAGAGGCTGGTGTTCTCCCTGCGCCTCATGAATGGTAGGTGGGAAGCCATCCTGAGCTGCGGACGGGGATTGTTCCATCCTTTTCCCAGTGTGGGAGAGCTTGGGGACCCAGCACCGCACTGGGGAAGCCAACCTACCCCATGGCGAACACCAGCACTCCTGCTTTTGGGCTGAGCCTTGGCTCTGGGCCCACGGGAGCTCGGGGACGGCCAGAGccacccctccatccccatgCCTTTGTCACACCGGCGCTGCCTTGCAGAGGACTGGAGTGCCGAGAGACCCTTCACCGGTTTCCAACTGGGTGACATCCTCAACATCCAAGCAGAGGTGGGCACTGAGAGCCACGTGCCGCTGCGGTTGTTCGTGGACAGCTGCGTGGCTGCCCTGAGCCCCGGCACCGATTCCTCACCCCACTATGCCATCATTGACTTCAACGGGTAAGTCCTGGGGAcccgccagcagcagcacggGGGAGCAGGGAGCCGCCGGGATGCTGACACCCCCTCCCCGACCTACCCCAGGTGCCTGGTTGATGGGAGATCGGACGACACCAGCTCTGCCTTCATCACCCCCCGGCCCCGAGAGGATGTGCTGCGCTTCAGGATCGACGTGTTTAGGTTCGCGGGGGACGCCAGGAATCTGGTaaggctgtgtgtgtgtgtcccccgcCAGCCCCAAACCGAGCCAGTGTCCCCCACCAGTGGGTCCCCACCTCTCTCCTTTGCCCTTCCCGCAGATCTACATCACTTGCCACCTGAAGGTGACCCCAGTGGACCAAGCCCCGGACCCCCTGAACAAGGCTTGCTCCTTCAACAAAGCCAGAAACACGTGAGTAGCCACCGCACCGGGATGGGGCAGGTCCCCACCAGCATCCTGCAGCCCTGGCATGGCACGGGGATGCATCACGGACCCAAATCTGGGGGGCACAAATGCTCtgtgggtgccggggggggggctccggtGACGATGCTCCCACCCTGCTACAGCTGGGCACCCGTGGAAGGCACCCGGGACATCTGCAGCTGCTGCGAGACGGGCAACTGCGAGTCCCCCGCTCTATCCCGGAGGCTCAACCCCCTGGAACGATGGCCCGGCCGCCGTTTCCGCCGCCACGATGCCGATGGTAAGGTCCCCACGAGGATGGAGGGGACACGCCGGGGTTGTGGGATGAGCCCGCCTCATCATTCCTTCCTCCCTAGGGAAAGAGGCCGAAGCCGACGTGGTCATCGGCCCCGTGCTCCTCTCGAGGGACCCGGGGCCCGTGGGAGAGCGGCGGGAGGGAGGTCAAGGTGAGTCCCCGCCAGCCGCGGCCGATGGCACGGCCCCGATGACAAGCTCTAACAGCCCCGCTTGGTTTTACAGGTGGGGTGACGGTGGTGCCCAGCGTGGTGACAGGGCTGATCTGCATGGTGGCCAGCGTGGGGCTGGCCGGGGCAGTGCTGGCTGTCGGCGTGGGGCGCAGGGGGTGCGCCCGTGCTTTGGTGTGAGCGTGGGGCGAGAGTCAAATAAATAAAGCCTGGGAAGGACAGAGCGCGTCCGTGCTGCTCCCTCTGCGATGGCACCCTGGGGACACGCCTGGGCTGGGTGCCctgccagggagggagcatccgtCCCTGCCGTGTGGCCGTGGGGGTGCCGGAGCCCCCCAGCtcttggggggggtgtctccaCATGTCCACTCGGATTTCAGCCCTCCCTGGAGCTCCGTTTTGGGAGTTGCCCCACTCATGGGTGACACTGGGGACAGTCCCCTCGCCCTAGAGGaatcccagctgtgtcccccgGCCAGGGCTCCGGATGGGGGGGCGGGCAGAGCAGGGTGCGGGGGCGCCTCGGCTTAGCCAGGGAAGGACCACAACTCCTTCGAGAGGGcgttttttttttggggggggggccctggaaGGGGACAAGTGACAGCCCCGGCACCCGGCGGGGACCCGGCGCGGCTGAAGCCCCGTGGGCGGGGACCCCTCGCCTTGCCCCGCCCCCTCACGCTTCGCCCCGCCCACAagctccgcccccccccccgccgcgcttTCTGTTCCCGCGGTTCCGGGCGCGGCCCTGGTTCTTCCCGCAGTGGCGGCCCcggcttccccttccccttccccttccccttccccttccccttccccttccccttccccttccccttccccttccccttccccttccccttccccttccccttccccttccccttcccctcgtCGGCTCCGGGCCTGCCCTTTCTCTGTGCCGGCCcctggggccggggccggaggGGGTCCCGTGGCGAGAGCCCGGCGggggggcccggccccggggtttcttgcccagccccagggtcAGCGTTGCCCCactccccccggccccccccagcaccgccttcggccccagctcccccccGCAGGGCCTTCCTTCGGCCCCCGGCCCCGTGGTCTGTCCTTCAGCCCCACAGTCGGTATTTCTTCCCAGCCCCGTGGTTTGGtctcagctccagccctgcagcacttCAGCtcctgccccgccgccgggaTCTCGGCCCCaggctctctctttcctcttatGTCAGCCCCACAGGTTTGATTTCggctccagctctgcagctggatCTACCCCAACAGTCGGTATTTTGGCTCCAGCCCTACGTGCTGTGCTTTGCCTCTAACTCTCCAGTCCATCTTTCTGCCCCAGATccactgtttttatttcagctccGGCTCTCAGTCATTTATTCTCCAGCCCCAGGGTCAGTATTCCCATTCCATCCAGCTCTACAGTCAGTATTCCAGTCCTACAGTCTTTATTTCAGCTCTaaccccagccctgcagtctttcagctccagctctacattcccctccagccccacggTCGGTATTTTAGCCCCCACCTCAGGACCTTTAtttcagctccagccccacaggCAGTATTTCTGCCCAGTcctgtggtttttatttcagctccagctctgcaccATGTCACCTCCAGCCCCGCATCATGtcacctccagccccacagtCTGTGtttcagccccagccctggtgtgtttgtttctgctcCAGCCATACAATCTTTATTCCAGCCCTGGGGTCTTTATTTCAGCTCCAGCCCTGTGTCATCCCAGCCCCGGCTCCAGGGTTTTTATTCCAGCCCCAGCCCTACAGTTGTTattccagctccagctctgcgACGTCTCCactccagctccagccccgcACTCTCAATTTCAGCCACAGCTCCAGGGCCTTTGTGTCAGCCCTGACCCCACAGTCTGTGTCTCAGCTCCAGCCCCATACAGTGTATTTCAGAGACAGCCCtacaggttttatttctgctcctgccctgcagacTCTGCTTGAGCCCCAAGGTCTCTACTCCAGCTGTGGCAACACAGTCAGTATTTCGGCTCCAGCTCTCTGgtgtcccagctccagccccacgcTCCGTgttcctgccccagccccacaatCTTTACTCTGGCTTCGTCGGTCTTTCCGCTCCAGCTCCGTGTCATGTCAGCTCCAGCCCTACAGTCTTTATTTCAGCCCCA
This region of Buteo buteo chromosome 13, bButBut1.hap1.1, whole genome shotgun sequence genomic DNA includes:
- the LOC142038400 gene encoding zona pellucida sperm-binding protein 3-like; this translates as MGPESGLIFALLCWAAGEVAAYPPWDFSWGDPASRGVRPDPYAWSWVEDPQSRAISSRQPVTVQCQEAQLVVTVHRDLFGTGRLVNAADLTLGPAACKHSSLNPAHNTVTFTAGLHECGSIVQITPDSLIYRTLLNYDPSPASNPVIIRSNPAVIPIECHYPRRENVTSNAIRPTWAPFSSTLSAEERLVFSLRLMNEDWSAERPFTGFQLGDILNIQAEVGTESHVPLRLFVDSCVAALSPGTDSSPHYAIIDFNGCLVDGRSDDTSSAFITPRPREDVLRFRIDVFRFAGDARNLIYITCHLKVTPVDQAPDPLNKACSFNKARNTWAPVEGTRDICSCCETGNCESPALSRRLNPLERWPGRRFRRHDADGKEAEADVVIGPVLLSRDPGPVGERREGGQGGVTVVPSVVTGLICMVASVGLAGAVLAVGVGRRGCARALVTAFGPSSPPQGLPSAPGPVVCPSAPQSAPIPPPPLREARPGRRRREPGPRAAPRRAPGGAGSLRAAAVPGSGDRTVTRSGLAAEPQQGLKRRARIGGAEPAGAGPD